A genomic region of Antennarius striatus isolate MH-2024 chromosome 2, ASM4005453v1, whole genome shotgun sequence contains the following coding sequences:
- the LOC137609117 gene encoding zinc finger BED domain-containing protein 5-like isoform X1, translating into MRRKAGPNKCERNYYFRKEWEEAFFFTMTFSKCVCLICRSTISTPTRGNVERHYRTVHRDCDTEFPLESELRKRKVQELKCQMSEEESFFLQPISKAKAATEASVRMSRFIFKNNGSFRFRETVKEAFVGAADSLFRDFENKDDILSSIKALQQSTSAFPGRREAEDLNQQLWEDISDCECFSLQVDEPADGRDMGQVYVYIRLVFTDITAKEELLTVLTVKEQTRGEDIFKLFKNFMEKTQLPVHKLVSITTDEAPVMSGRLNGFITKCRQDDAFPNFLNYSMFHHQALCLKMLNMKEIMDVAVKITGSVGARSLQKQLFREHLEKADLDLSGLLLQPDVRCFSRGIFLQRFRDLCPEIKEFFRETGHAEYKQLSDGQWLLDLAFLTDLTNMLNDFNLELQGKNKKVIDMIRSVNVFKGKIQHLSSNLQEHDLENFQNLRSELEMREKTCVEVDISRYIQQIDNYLSEFDKCFQDFSLLEPVAAFMCNPFQEDVEVDSLVSKIEALFHLNSSGVKDDILTLQDDAQLKSRAHGQFWKLLTEEKYPNMRKCATSLTALFSSTYLWEASMDPDNPDYVPSVFPRSEPAPSRKKRRKSLFGYRKKLKANVQEEMTPLKECSLVESQTSLSPSVSKDEETLTEGFQPEPEANTVDSETSISLSKPSPSSKEPSNLLNQCKIPLLCLRSVFVPECGYKCDQCNQVFILASQLVKHLQLHEKEEAGEKVIMCERCGTLFTNQADFSQHKHPEEPSFPCNICDRSFATIQNLKRHKLLHVKDGRKCGKCGVLFCQLHNHILFQPQPESEQECPDTQSSLESDSSNSTDSDDENETNEPLQTVIVQPALPSPPKPFPKTHNPLPPPSHTKIISEIPIPKRINEFLPPPPMVPKYSRNNFPAGFGHPDLPRSLKMFSPGYLTSAFLEVHRNYEYIFNKSIVDKNEVIVKKDPSVEFKKEENYRIAYDVEIVL; encoded by the exons ATGCGTAGAAAAGCTGGACCAAACAAGTGTGAAAGAAACTATTACTTTCGTAAAGAATGGGAGGAGGCCTTTTTTTTCACGATGACATTTTCGAAGTGTGTTTGCCTCATTTGCCGGTCTACCATCTCAACACCGACGAGGGGAAACGTGGAGCGGCATTATCGAACCGTTCATCGGGACTGCGACACCGAGTTTCCACTGGAAAGCGagctgagaaagagaaaagtgcAGGAACTAAAATGCCAGATGTCCGAAGAGGAGTCCTTTTTCTTACAGCCAATTTCAAAAGCGAAAGCCGCCACCGAAGCATCGGTCCGGATGAGTCGCTTCATATTTAAGAACAATGGGTCGTTCAGGTTCAGAGAGACGGTCAAAGAGGCGTTCGTTGGTGCAGCCGATTCATTGTTCCGAGACTTCGAAAACAAGGACGACATATTATCTTCGATTAAAGCTCTCCAGCAATCAACAAGTGCATTTCCAGGGCGCCGTGAAGCCGAGGATTTGAACCAACAACTGTGGGAGGACATCTCAGATTGTGAGTGTTTCTCCCTGCAGGTGGACGAGCCTGCAGACGGGAGAGACATGGGCCAGGTGTACGTTTACATTCGTCTGGTGTTCACTGATATCACTGCGAAAGAGGAGCTACTGACAGTACTGACCGTGAAAGAACAGACACGAGGAGAGGACATATTTAAGTTGTTCAAAAACTTTATGGAGAAAACCCAGCTCCCAGTGCACAAACTGGTTTCCATCACCACGGATGAAGCGCCTGTAATGTCTGGACGCTTGAATGGATTTATTACCAAGTGTAGGCAGGACGATGCTTTCCCTAACTTCCTGAATTACAGCATGTTCCATCATCAAGCGTTATGCCTTAAAATGCTCAACATGAAAGAGATCATGGATGTGGCAGTGAAGatcactggttctgttggcGCCAGATCTCTTCAAAAACAGCTGTTCCGGGAACATCTGGAGAAGGCTGACTTAGACCTCTCTGGGCTGTTGCTTCAACCTGACGTGAGATGCTTTAGTCGAGGGATATTCCTGCAAAGATTTCGAGATCTCTGTCCGGAGATTAAGGAGTTTTTCCGTGAAACTGGACATGCGGAATACAAGCAGCTATCTGATGGTCAGTGGCTGTTAGACCTGGCATTTCTAACTGATCTAACAAACATGTTGAATGACTTTAACCTAGAGTTGCaaggaaagaacaaaaaagtgaTTGATATGATCAGGTCAGTTAATGTTTTCAAGGGAAAGATACAGCATCTGTCCTCAAATCTGCAAGAACATGATCTGGAAAACTTCCAGAACCTTAGGTCAGAGCTGGAGATGCGTGAGAAGACCTGTGTGGAAGTTGACATTTCACGCTACATACAGCAAATTGACAATTATTTGTCAGAATTTGACAAATGCTTTCAAGACTTTTCTTTGCTCGAGCCAGTGGCTGCATTCATGTGCAATCCTTTTcaggaagatgttgaggttgATTCACTCGTATCAAAAATTGAAGCACTGTTTCACCTGAACTCTTCTGGAGTGAAAGATGACATTTTGACACTACAAGACGATGCTCAGCTGAAGTCCAGAGCTCATGGACAGTTCTGGAAGTTGCTCACAGAGGAAAAGTACCCCAACATGAGGAAATGTGCAACCTCCTTGACTGCATTATTCAGTTCCACTTATTTAT gggAGGCGTCCATGGACCCCGACAACCCAGACTATGTGCCCTCGGTCTTTCCACGCTCCGAACCGGCCCCAAGTCGCAAGAAGAGACGGAAAAG TCTTTTTGGTTATAGAAAAAAACTTAAAGCCAATGTGCAAGAAGAAATGACACCACTTAAAGAGTGCTCCTTGGTGGAATCACAGACATCACTTTCACCATCAGTATCAAAG GATGAAGAGACATTAACTGAAGGATTTCAGCCTGAACCTGAAGCCAACACAGTCGACTCAGAAACGTCAATTAGCTTAAGCAAACCATCACCGTCATCCAAAGAACCGTCAAACCTGCTGAATCAATGCAAAATTCCCTTGTTGTGTCTACGATCTGTATTTGTACCAGAGTGCGGGTACAAGTGTGACCAGTGCAACCAGGTCTTCATCCTGGCATCACAGCTTGTTAAACATTTACAGCtgcatgaaaaagaagaagcaggagaAAAAGTAATAATGTGTGAACGTTGTGGAACTCTCTTCACAAATCAGGCAGATTTTTCTCAGCACAAACACCCTGAGGAACCATCCTTTCCATGCAACATATGTGATCGTTCTTTTGCAACGATTCAAAACCTCAAGCGCCATAAACTGCTACATGTCAAAGATGGCAGGAAGTGTGGCAAGTGTGGCGTTCTCTTCTGCCAGCTTCataatcacattttattccAGCCGCAGCCTGAATCAGAGCAGGAGTGTCCGGACACACAGTCTTCGCTGGAGTCTGATTCAAGCAATTCTACTGACTCAGATGATGAGAATGAGACTAACGAACCTTTGCAGACAGTTATTGTTCAGCCTGCTTTACCTTCACCCCCAAAACCTTTTCCCAAGACACATAATCCCTTGCCTCCACCTTCACACACAAAGATCATATCAGAAATCCCTATACCAAAGAGGATAAATGAATTCTTACCTCCACCTCCAATGGTACCTAAGTACTCAAGGAACAACTTCCCTGCAGGCTTCGGTCATCCTGATCTTCCACGCTCATTGAAGATGTTTTCGCCAGGTTACCTCACGTCAGCTTTTCTTGAGGTTCATAGAAACTACgaatacatttttaacaaatcAATAGTTGATAAAAATGAAGTCATTGTGAAAAAGGACCCAAGCGTTGAGttcaaaaaggaagaaaattaTAGAATTGCATATGATGTGGAGATTGTGCTCTGA
- the LOC137609117 gene encoding uncharacterized protein isoform X2: protein MRRKAGPNKCERNYYFRKEWEEAFFFTMTFSKCVCLICRSTISTPTRGNVERHYRTVHRDCDTEFPLESELRKRKVQELKCQMSEEESFFLQPISKAKAATEASVRMSRFIFKNNGSFRFRETVKEAFVGAADSLFRDFENKDDILSSIKALQQSTSAFPGRREAEDLNQQLWEDISDCECFSLQVDEPADGRDMGQVYVYIRLVFTDITAKEELLTVLTVKEQTRGEDIFKLFKNFMEKTQLPVHKLVSITTDEAPVMSGRLNGFITKCRQDDAFPNFLNYSMFHHQALCLKMLNMKEIMDVAVKITGSVGARSLQKQLFREHLEKADLDLSGLLLQPDVRCFSRGIFLQRFRDLCPEIKEFFRETGHAEYKQLSDGEASMDPDNPDYVPSVFPRSEPAPSRKKRRKSLFGYRKKLKANVQEEMTPLKECSLVESQTSLSPSVSKDEETLTEGFQPEPEANTVDSETSISLSKPSPSSKEPSNLLNQCKIPLLCLRSVFVPECGYKCDQCNQVFILASQLVKHLQLHEKEEAGEKVIMCERCGTLFTNQADFSQHKHPEEPSFPCNICDRSFATIQNLKRHKLLHVKDGRKCGKCGVLFCQLHNHILFQPQPESEQECPDTQSSLESDSSNSTDSDDENETNEPLQTVIVQPALPSPPKPFPKTHNPLPPPSHTKIISEIPIPKRINEFLPPPPMVPKYSRNNFPAGFGHPDLPRSLKMFSPGYLTSAFLEVHRNYEYIFNKSIVDKNEVIVKKDPSVEFKKEENYRIAYDVEIVL, encoded by the exons ATGCGTAGAAAAGCTGGACCAAACAAGTGTGAAAGAAACTATTACTTTCGTAAAGAATGGGAGGAGGCCTTTTTTTTCACGATGACATTTTCGAAGTGTGTTTGCCTCATTTGCCGGTCTACCATCTCAACACCGACGAGGGGAAACGTGGAGCGGCATTATCGAACCGTTCATCGGGACTGCGACACCGAGTTTCCACTGGAAAGCGagctgagaaagagaaaagtgcAGGAACTAAAATGCCAGATGTCCGAAGAGGAGTCCTTTTTCTTACAGCCAATTTCAAAAGCGAAAGCCGCCACCGAAGCATCGGTCCGGATGAGTCGCTTCATATTTAAGAACAATGGGTCGTTCAGGTTCAGAGAGACGGTCAAAGAGGCGTTCGTTGGTGCAGCCGATTCATTGTTCCGAGACTTCGAAAACAAGGACGACATATTATCTTCGATTAAAGCTCTCCAGCAATCAACAAGTGCATTTCCAGGGCGCCGTGAAGCCGAGGATTTGAACCAACAACTGTGGGAGGACATCTCAGATTGTGAGTGTTTCTCCCTGCAGGTGGACGAGCCTGCAGACGGGAGAGACATGGGCCAGGTGTACGTTTACATTCGTCTGGTGTTCACTGATATCACTGCGAAAGAGGAGCTACTGACAGTACTGACCGTGAAAGAACAGACACGAGGAGAGGACATATTTAAGTTGTTCAAAAACTTTATGGAGAAAACCCAGCTCCCAGTGCACAAACTGGTTTCCATCACCACGGATGAAGCGCCTGTAATGTCTGGACGCTTGAATGGATTTATTACCAAGTGTAGGCAGGACGATGCTTTCCCTAACTTCCTGAATTACAGCATGTTCCATCATCAAGCGTTATGCCTTAAAATGCTCAACATGAAAGAGATCATGGATGTGGCAGTGAAGatcactggttctgttggcGCCAGATCTCTTCAAAAACAGCTGTTCCGGGAACATCTGGAGAAGGCTGACTTAGACCTCTCTGGGCTGTTGCTTCAACCTGACGTGAGATGCTTTAGTCGAGGGATATTCCTGCAAAGATTTCGAGATCTCTGTCCGGAGATTAAGGAGTTTTTCCGTGAAACTGGACATGCGGAATACAAGCAGCTATCTGATG gggAGGCGTCCATGGACCCCGACAACCCAGACTATGTGCCCTCGGTCTTTCCACGCTCCGAACCGGCCCCAAGTCGCAAGAAGAGACGGAAAAG TCTTTTTGGTTATAGAAAAAAACTTAAAGCCAATGTGCAAGAAGAAATGACACCACTTAAAGAGTGCTCCTTGGTGGAATCACAGACATCACTTTCACCATCAGTATCAAAG GATGAAGAGACATTAACTGAAGGATTTCAGCCTGAACCTGAAGCCAACACAGTCGACTCAGAAACGTCAATTAGCTTAAGCAAACCATCACCGTCATCCAAAGAACCGTCAAACCTGCTGAATCAATGCAAAATTCCCTTGTTGTGTCTACGATCTGTATTTGTACCAGAGTGCGGGTACAAGTGTGACCAGTGCAACCAGGTCTTCATCCTGGCATCACAGCTTGTTAAACATTTACAGCtgcatgaaaaagaagaagcaggagaAAAAGTAATAATGTGTGAACGTTGTGGAACTCTCTTCACAAATCAGGCAGATTTTTCTCAGCACAAACACCCTGAGGAACCATCCTTTCCATGCAACATATGTGATCGTTCTTTTGCAACGATTCAAAACCTCAAGCGCCATAAACTGCTACATGTCAAAGATGGCAGGAAGTGTGGCAAGTGTGGCGTTCTCTTCTGCCAGCTTCataatcacattttattccAGCCGCAGCCTGAATCAGAGCAGGAGTGTCCGGACACACAGTCTTCGCTGGAGTCTGATTCAAGCAATTCTACTGACTCAGATGATGAGAATGAGACTAACGAACCTTTGCAGACAGTTATTGTTCAGCCTGCTTTACCTTCACCCCCAAAACCTTTTCCCAAGACACATAATCCCTTGCCTCCACCTTCACACACAAAGATCATATCAGAAATCCCTATACCAAAGAGGATAAATGAATTCTTACCTCCACCTCCAATGGTACCTAAGTACTCAAGGAACAACTTCCCTGCAGGCTTCGGTCATCCTGATCTTCCACGCTCATTGAAGATGTTTTCGCCAGGTTACCTCACGTCAGCTTTTCTTGAGGTTCATAGAAACTACgaatacatttttaacaaatcAATAGTTGATAAAAATGAAGTCATTGTGAAAAAGGACCCAAGCGTTGAGttcaaaaaggaagaaaattaTAGAATTGCATATGATGTGGAGATTGTGCTCTGA